In Malassezia vespertilionis chromosome 7, complete sequence, the following proteins share a genomic window:
- the EFR3 gene encoding plasma membrane localization protein (COG:S; EggNog:ENOG503NXMZ) — translation MLCIPKSNHKKLVEDCYPASKALESTAPEYRPNSNELGRLCYYAARKPAKLTKVGHLLAVRIALDARSLRSVRTEKIKAYVWGVTYRSALMITLGILKELAATGQNGLPYLAQAAQLVLSESIQAAEPNVTNGTWDTDIIGRVATTFSAFVRETPASMLEVDENVARCVFTVLTQVQPLVGSMVDEHTRLVGLGAMAGVVESPVLYTSAFSRFTELMLPSILDTISLKHIPLEVLASHTSRTEGIPTLSSTADANAETTACAALLLLSYIAQGADANQLRTLVCQITRFLDTSAQDMYTNEEWFPWLMGMITNWATPASRYVIPHTLVNILDTSSIPGGRDVRLLQALHLILVDGTEVVGLNMTELLDGHLQFLLVHVQRDAQDPIIGSTIEAIGRLAQHTMYADQLADFVRQINARIIVLQNVSAKLTQLQRDESIRALLFSLIAIFCATPTERISAPVSLSVWDGTESLLLADNAAVRVTYLQTLLIYLDICTKRKMQVVQGEARYAPLGDGIRFLYALIANAYVNLSRLMLAPGSQEAARAMELSKGRYNIDSINAIPADYAAFLAVLESLYTTHPASALLASVPALLALDRVASTSTGALAQRRACRWVVGRALCKLGVIWDAQRLVLFAQQHVLVHVQDMLLSMPTLEAQYQPEPVFDMFGDGVGSSFEAVSDLDATAELLAQSATLQVAANCSEAALRQWLLRAWTVSVGIQDAEIGALPFGEARMRAASPQLATQSASSPLKREDTMNVSDLRMALMRHGAASQPSQAHANLKSERRRTQSMLGSPVDLRPSVSSLMDKYQVSKGVPSSEQHNYALPASARSADVDATVSGALYSQRAVPVV, via the exons ATGCTGTGCATCCCGAAATCGAACCACAAGAAGCTGGTAGAGGATTGCTACCCAGCTTCAAAGGCTCTAGAGTCGACCGCTCCAGAGTACCGCCCAAACTCGAATGAACTGGGACGGCTTTGCTACtatgcggcgcgcaaaccTGCCAAGCTCACCAAAGTAGGCCATTTGCTTGCCGTCCGCATTGCCTTGGACGCGCGTTCACttcgcagcgtgcgcacggaGAAGATTAAAGCGTACGTATGGGGCGTTACTTACCGCAGCGCTCTCATGATCACGCTTGGTATTTTGAAGGAACTCGCCGCGACCGGCCAAAACGGTCTGCCGTACCTCGCGCAGGCCGCTCAGCTAGTTCTCTCTGAGTCCATCCAGGCTGCTGAGCCGAACGTAACGAACGGTACATGGGACACTGACATAATTGGGCGCGTCGCCACGACCTTCTctgcgtttgtgcgcgaaaCACCCGCGAGCATGCTCGAAGTCGACGAAaacgtcgcgcgctgcgtgttTACCGTGCTTACACAGGTCCAACCGCTTGTCGGATCCATGGTCGACGAACA CACGCGCCTCGTGGGCCTTGGTGCCATGGCCGGTGTCGTTGAGTCGCCGGTTCTGTATACTTCTGCCTTTTCACGGTTCACCGAACTCATGCTCCCGAGTATTTTGGATACGATCAGTCTGAAGCACATTCCTTTAGAggtgcttgcgtcgcacacgtcgcgcaccgaAGGCATCCCGACGCTCAGCAGCACTGCAGATGCCAATGCCGAAAccacggcgtgcgcagcgctcctACTTCTCTCGTACATTGCACAAGGCGCCGACGCGAACCAGCTGCGTACGCTCGTATGCCAAATTACGCGCTTCCTCGACACCAGCGCGCAGGACATGTACACGAACGAGGAGTGGTTCCCTTGGCTCATGGGGATGATCACCAACTGGGCGacgcctgcatcgcgctaCGTTATCCCTCACACGCTTGTCAACATTCTGGATACTTCTTCTATCCCTGGTGGGCGCGATGTGCGACTcttgcaggcgctgcacttGATCCTCGTCGACGGCACCGAGGTCGTCGGACTTAATATGACCGAGTTGCTCGACGGCCACCTTCAGTTTTTGCTTGTGCATGTCCAGCGAGATGCACAGGACCCCATCATTGGCTCGACGATTGAGGCGATTGGCCGccttgcacagcacacGATGTATGCAGACCAGCTCGCCGACTTTGTGCGGCAGATCAATGCACGCATCATTGTGCTTCAAAACGTCTCCGCCAAGCtcacgcagctgcagcgcgacgagagTATtcgcgcgctcctcttctCGCTCATTGCCATCTTCTGTGCCACGCCAACAGAGCGCATTAGCGCACCCGTGTCGCTCTCTGTGTGGGATGGTACCGAGTCGCTGCTTCTCGCCGATAATGCCGCGGTGCGTGTGACATACCTCCAAACACTACTCATTTACTTGGATATCTGCACAAAGCGTAAAATGCAAGTCGTCCAAGGCGAGGCAAGGTATGCGCCGTTGGGCGACGGCATCCGCTTCCTCTATGCCTTGATTGCCAATGCCTACGTCAACCTGTCCCGCCTAATGCTTGCGCCGGGCTCGCAggaagctgcgcgtgcgatggAACTCAGCAAAGGACGCTACAACATCGACAGCATCAATGCCATCCCCGCAGATTACGCCGCGTtcctcgccgtgctcgaaTCGTTGTACACCACGCACCCTGCTTCGGCGCTCCTTGCGTCCGTTCCTGCGCTCCTCGCACTGGATCGCGTCGCTTCCACGTCCAccggcgcacttgcgcagcgccgcgcatgccgctGGGTCGTTGGacgtgcgctgtgcaagcttGGCGTGATTTGggacgcgcagcgcctcgtcctcttTGCCCAGCAACAcgtcctcgtccatgtGCAGGACATGCTTCTTTCCATGCCTACCCTCGAGGCGCAGTACCAGCCAGAGCCCGTGTTCGACATGTTTGGCGATGGCGTCGGCAGCTCGTTTGAGGCCGTGTCGGACCTCGACGCAACTGCCGAGCTCCTGGCGCAGAGCGCTACGCTCCAAGTCGCCGCAAACTGCAGCGAAGCCGCGCTCCGCCAAtggcttttgcgcgcatggaCAGTTTCGGTGGGCATTCAGGACGCAGAGATCGGTGCACTGCCTTTTGGCGAAGCTCgtatgcgcgcggcaagtcCACAACTTGCGACGCAGTCGGCCTCTAGTCCCCTCAAGCGCGAGGATACGATGAATGTGAGCGATCTACGCATGGCACTGATGCGCCATGGTGCTGCGTCTCAACCGTCCCAGGCCCATGCGAACTTGAAGAGTGAGCGCCGCCGTACACAGAGCATGTTGGGTTCGCCCGTCGACTTGCGCCCGAGCGTATCCTCCCTCATGGACAAGTACCAAGTAAGCAAAGGCGTACCATCGTCTGAACAACACAACTACGCACTGCCAGCCTCTGCGCGAAGCGCAGATGTAGACGCGACTGTTTCTGGTGCTCTTTATAGTCAGCGTGCCGTACCCGTAGTCTAA
- the RAD23 gene encoding UV excision repair protein rad23 (BUSCO:EOG09264CST; EggNog:ENOG503NWKD; COG:L) has protein sequence MKLLFKSLAGGNFHLDIEPTETIERVKQKICDAQGHSVELQKLIFSGKILENSKTVESYVIQEKDFLVVMVSKPKTPKASKPEVSAEESKEVKGETQEAPAADAPKEVASASAPAPESDGTPLQASSFLAGSELEAAMTSMTEMGFPRTDVQRAMRMSFNNPDRAVEYLMNGLPAEAPSSEAPLEATETPAAAPANPAAAPAAPANPPAASGNLFEQAAAVASQGAQGSDLPGETDAQGRQMIDLGNPQVLGQLRSLVEQNPAALQPLIQALVQSNPQLAEAMSADPEGVLRLLAGAEAPDGDEESFEVPSLQQLSEEDRTQVQQNPQDFED, from the exons ATGAAGCTGCTGTTCAAGTCGCTAGCAGGTGGCAATTTCCACCTGGATATCGAGCCCACGGAGACGATTGAGCGCGTAAAGCAGAAAATTTGCGATGCGCAGGGCCACAGTGTGGAGTTGCAAAAGCTGATCTTCTCTGGCAAAATTTTGGAGAACAGCAAGACGGTCGAGAGCTATGTGATCCAGGAGAAAGATTTTTTGGTTGTCATGGTATCCaag CCTAAAACTCCTAAGGCGTCCAAGCCAGAGGTGAGCGCAGAAGAAAGCAAGGAAGTGAAGGGCGAGACTCAGGAAGCACCCGCAGCTGACGCGCCGAAGGAAGTTGCTTCGGCTagtgcgcctgcgcccgAATCGGACGGTACGCCGCTTCAGGCCAGCTCATTCCTTGCTGGCTCGGAGCTTGAGGCGGCGATGACCAGCATGACAGAGATGGGGTTCCCACGAACCGATGTACaacgcgcgatgcgcatgaGCTTTAACAATCCCGACCGCGCCGTGGAGTACTTAATGAATGGGCTTCCTGCCGAGGCTCCTTCCTCCGAAGCGCCTTTGGAAGCCACAGAAACGCCTGCTGCCGCACCTGCAAATCCCGCTGCCGCACCTGCTGCACCTGCAAACCCCCCCGCCGCGTCGGGCAATCTGTTTGAACAGGCAGCTGCTGTCGCTAGCCAAGGCGCACAAGGCAGTGACCTCCCTGGTGAGACTGACGCGCAAGGACGCCAGATGATCGACTTGGGAAACCCCCAAGTGCTTGGCCAGCTGCGCTCGTTGGTCGAGCAGAACCCAGCCGCTCTCCAACCGCTTATCcaggcgcttgtgcagaGCAACCCCCAACTTGCAGAGGCAATGAGTGCAGATCCCGAGGGTGTCTTGCGTCTTCTTGCAGGTGCAGAGGCCCCGGATGGTGACGAGGAGTCGTTTGAAGTCCCTTCTTTGCAGCAACTTTCCGAAGAGGACCGAACGCAGGTCCAACAG AATCCACAAGACTTTGAGGACTAA
- a CDS encoding dihydrofolate reductase (COG:E; EggNog:ENOG503Q3SM): protein MASIPKLKVLVIHGYATNGAVFKRRTSALQKACRDVAEFVFVNGPLHVRALPSASNPEPGEPNPADPVEKQARAWWRHDGDVYRGWDNSAMFLQTVFQEHGPFDGIMGFSQGGSVTAVITAALEHPSLVPEMHGKFQELPFKFAINISGFRPADQKFDALFEPKIATPMLIIIGMNDFLVEPKTTETLLSICEQSRIVHHDGGHYLPTNASWRNFLRDFIDSFRVTTPSAWQDIPAPLMQLDDEITREEAEAVDPKL from the exons atggcGTCCATCCCCAAACTCAAGGTGCTTGTCATCCACGGCTATGCGACGAATGGCGCTGTGTTTAAGCGCCGGACAAGTGCTTTGCAAAAAGCGTGCAGGG ATGTTGCCGAGTTTGTGTTTGTGAATGGACcgctgcatgtgcgcgcactgccgagcgcctcgaaTCCCGAGCCGGGGGAGCCGAACCCCGCGGACCCTGTTGAAAAGCAGGCGCGTGCGTGGTGGAGGCACGATGGGGATGTGTACCGGGGATGGGACAATTCGGCCATGTTCTTGCAAACCGTTTTCCAGGAGCACGGGCCGTTTGACGGGATTATGGGATTCAGCCAGGGCGGCAGCGTCACGGCTGTCATTACTGCCGCGCTAGAGCACCCATCGCTCGTACCCGAGATGCACGGGAAATTCCAGGAGCTTCCATTTAAATTTGCGATTAACATTTCGGGCTTTCGGCCTGCTGACCAGAAATTCGACGCGCTGTTCGAGCCGAAAATTGCGACGCCCATGCTGATTATTATTGGAAT GAACGATTTTCTTGTCGAGCCGAAAACTACCGAGACGCTTCTTTCCATTTGCGAGCAGTCCCGCATCGTGCACCACGACGGCGGGCATTATCTACCGACCAACGCGTCGTGGCGCAACTTTTTACGCGACTTTATTGACTCTTTCCGCGTCACAACGCCGAGTGCATGGCAGGACATCCCAGCACCGCTTATGCAGCTGGATGACGAGATTACGCGCGAAGAGGCTGAGGCTGTAGACCCCAAGTTGTGA